The following are encoded together in the Vigna angularis cultivar LongXiaoDou No.4 chromosome 9, ASM1680809v1, whole genome shotgun sequence genome:
- the LOC128194098 gene encoding uncharacterized protein LOC128194098, translating to MIMMMNSTTLKEEAREKEENEEEEKTMAIWDCGSPLYDSYELVSLDHIIDRHLMAFPSSNGSSKHIITRFTHHHHHDRVPQKSKGSVIITGMNKISVKMLKKKRKNNEEIKGNNKTRRGFAGFVVGLLYSWKK from the coding sequence ATGATCATGATGATGAACTCAACAACACTGAAGGAAGAAgcaagagagaaagaagaaaacgaagaagaagaaaaaacaatggCAATATGGGATTGTGGTAGTCCATTATATGATTCTTATGAATTGGTGTCTCTTGATCATATCATTGATAGGCATCTAATGGCATTCCCTTCTTCCAATGGATCATCAAAGCACATCATCACCAGATtcactcatcatcatcatcatgatAGGGTGCCACAAAAATCCAAAGGGTCTGTCATAATCACAGGCATGAACAAAATTTCAGTGAAGatgttgaagaagaagaggaagaacaatGAAGAGATCAAGGGAAATAATAAAACGAGAAGAGGCTTTGCTGGATTTGTAGTAGGTTTGCTTTATTCCTGGAAGAAATAA
- the LOC108318909 gene encoding jasmonoyl--L-amino acid synthetase JAR4 has translation MLEKVEEFNMERVIEEFERVTKDAGRIQKETLKKILEDNASAEYLLNLGLNGRTDPESFKAFVPLVTHKDLEPYINRILDGDTSSVLTGKPITTMSLSSGTTQGKPKFVPWNDELFDTTLQIYHTSFAFRNREFPMNNGKALGFVYSSKQFKTEGGVLAGTATTNVFRSPGFRTAMKSIQSPFCSPEEVIFGPDFHQSLYCHLLCGLIFREEVHMVSSTFAYSIVSAFRTFEQVWEELCVDIKQGVLNSKVTVPSVRTAMSKLLKPDPELANLIHNKCMGLSNWYGLIPELFPNVKYVYGIMTGSMEPYLRKLRHYAGELPLLTSDYGSSEGWIATNVKPRVPPELATYTVLPQIGYFEFIPLRELAETNGDSSFLCMDPKPVGLTDVKVGEEYEIVITNPAGLYRYRLGDVVKVMGFHNSAPEVKFVRRSNLLLNINIDKNTEKDLQIAVESASQLLAEEKLEVIDYTSHIDLSKEPGHYVIFWEISGEASEEVLGGCCNCMDKAFVDAGYTSSRKVNCIGALELRLVRRGTFQKILEHYVALGSAANQFKTPRYVGPTNTRVLQILNENVVKSYLSTAFN, from the exons ATGTTGGAGAAAGTGGAAGAGTTTAACATGGAGAGAGTGATAGAGGAATTTGAGAGGGTGACAAAGGATGCTGGGAGGATTCAAAAGGAAACACTGAAAAAGATTCTGGAAGATAACGCTTCTGCTGAGTACTTACTGAATTTGGGTCTGAATGGAAGGACTGACCCTGAGAGTTTCAAGGCCTTTGTTCCACTGGTCACTCACAAGGACTTGGAGCCTTATATCAATAGAATACTCGATGGGGATACCTCTTCTGTTCTCACTGGCAAACCCATCACAACCATGTCTTTGAG TTCTGGCACTACTCAGGGAAAGCCAAAGTTTGTACCATGGAATGATGAACTGTTTGACACCACATTGCAGATATATCACACCTCTTTTGCCTTCAGAAACAG GGAATTTCCCATGAACAATGGCAAAGCCTTGGGCTTTGTCTACAGCAGCAAGCAGTTCAAGACCGAAGGGGGTGTGCTAGCAGGAACCGCCACAACCAATGTGTTTCGCAGTCCAGGGTTCAGGACTGCAATGAAGTCCATTCAGTCCCCATTTTGCAGCCCTGAAGAAGTTATATTTGGTCCTGATTTTCACCAATCACTGTACTGCCACCTCTTGTGTGGGCTAATATTCAGGGAGGAAGTTCATATGGTGTCCTCCACCTTTGCATACAGCATTGTGAGTGCTTTTAGGACCTTTGAGCAAGTGTGGGAGGAGCTTTGTGTTGACATCAAACAAGGGGTGCTGAACAGCAAGGTCACAGTCCCATCTGTTAGGACAGCAATGTCTAAGCTGCTGAAACCTGACCCTGAGCTGGCCAACTTGATCCACAATAAGTGCATGGGACTGAGCAACTGGTATGGCCTAATACCAGAGCTTTTCCCCAATGTTAAGTATGTTTATGGCATCATGACTGGGTCAATGGAACCTTATTTGAGGAAGTTGAGGCATTATGCTGGAGAGTTGCCTTTGTTGACTTCTGACTATGGATCTTCTGAAGGGTGGATAGcaaccaatgtgaaaccaagaGTGCCACCTGAATTGGCCACATACACTGTTCTTCCTCAAATTGGCTACTTTGAATTCATCCCTCTGAGAGAGCTGGCAGAAACTAATGGAGATAGCAGTTTCCTTTGTATGGATCCTAAGCCTGTGGGGCTCACTGATGTGAAGGTTGGCGAGGAGTACGAGATAGTCATCACCAATCCAGCAG GCTTGTACAGGTACCGACTTGGAGATGTGGTGAAGGTTATGGGGTTCCATAACTCAGCTCCAGAAGTGAAGTTTGTTAGGCGCAGCAATCTTCTGCTTAACATCAACATTGACAAGAACACAGAGAAAGATTTGCAGATAGCTGTGGAATCAGCATCGCAGTTGTTGGCAGAGGAGAAATTAGAAGTTATAGATTACACAAGCCACATAGATTTGTCCAAAGAGCCAGGACATTATGTGATATTCTGGGAAATCAGTGGAGAAGCAAGTGAAGAAGTGCTTGGTGGATGCTGCAACTGCATGGACAAGGCTTTTGTTGATGCTGGCTACACCAGTTCTCGCAAAGTCAACTGCATTGGTGCCCTTGAACTCCGACTTGTGAGGAGAGGAACATTCCAGAAGATTCTTGAGCATTACGTGGCACTTGGATCTGCTGCAAATCAGTTCAAGACACCAAGATACGTAGGCCCTACAAACACCAGAGTGTTGCAAATATTGAATGAAAATGTTGTCAAGAGCTATCTCAGTACTGCATTCAActga